The Candidatus Phaeomarinobacter ectocarpi genome includes a region encoding these proteins:
- the fabI gene encoding enoyl-ACP reductase FabI, with product MSATGNLMQGKRGLIMGVANDHSIAWGIAKACADQGAELAFTYQGDAFGRRVTPLAESVGSKLVLPADVADEASLDAVFGELEKEWGQLDFLVHAIAYSDKNELKGRYLDTTRKNFHQTMDISCFSFVDIARRAAPMMRAGGSMVTLTYAGAERVMPNYNVMGVAKAALEASVRYMAVDLGRDGIRVNAISAGPMRTLAGSAISDAKTVLNWNLTHAPLKQPIELEDVGGAGLYLLSDLSRSVTGEVHHVDAGYNVVGMPQARDLDKDLVGKGYAKVAKARNGGRSNGANADNDASGTSAATDAAE from the coding sequence ATGTCAGCGACTGGCAATCTTATGCAAGGCAAGCGCGGCCTCATTATGGGCGTCGCCAATGATCACTCCATTGCCTGGGGCATCGCGAAAGCATGCGCTGATCAGGGAGCAGAACTGGCCTTTACCTATCAGGGCGACGCGTTTGGCCGGCGGGTGACACCGCTTGCGGAAAGTGTCGGCTCCAAACTCGTTCTGCCCGCTGATGTGGCTGACGAGGCGTCTCTTGATGCGGTCTTTGGTGAGCTTGAGAAGGAATGGGGTCAACTCGACTTTCTGGTTCATGCCATTGCGTATTCGGACAAGAATGAGCTCAAGGGCCGCTACCTCGACACGACGCGCAAGAACTTCCATCAGACCATGGACATCTCCTGCTTCTCCTTCGTGGATATCGCGCGCCGCGCGGCCCCGATGATGCGGGCCGGCGGCTCCATGGTGACGCTGACCTATGCAGGCGCTGAACGCGTCATGCCCAATTACAACGTCATGGGTGTGGCGAAGGCTGCCCTTGAAGCCTCCGTTCGCTACATGGCCGTTGACCTTGGCCGTGACGGCATTCGCGTCAACGCCATTTCTGCCGGTCCCATGCGCACGCTGGCAGGCTCTGCGATCTCAGACGCCAAGACCGTGCTGAACTGGAACCTCACTCACGCACCACTGAAGCAGCCCATAGAACTGGAAGATGTCGGCGGTGCCGGTCTCTATCTGCTGTCGGACCTGTCGCGCAGCGTCACCGGTGAAGTGCATCACGTGGATGCAGGCTACAATGTGGTGGGCATGCCGCAGGCGCGCGATCTCGACAAGGATCTGGTCGGCAAGGGCTACGCCAAGGTTGCCAAGGCCCGCAATGGTGGCCGCAGCAATGGTGCGAACGCGGACAATGATGCATCCGGCACATCCGCTGCCACTGACGCGGCCGAGTGA
- the fabB gene encoding beta-ketoacyl-ACP synthase I: protein MRRVVVTGMGIVSSIGNNTQEVAASLREAKSGIVAEQTYTDMGFRSQVAGTLKIDLEEVLDRKTRRFMGDGAAYAYLAMQQAIRDAGLEENEISNERTGAILGSGGPSTKAIVAAADITREKGPRKIGPTSVPKAMSSTISANLSTLFKIKGPSYSIASACTTSTHCIGNATEQIQWGKQDRMFAGGGEELAWSLSSLFDAMGAMSSKYNDTPDKASRAYDANRDGFVITGGGGVVVLEELEVAKARGAKIYAEVAGYGATSDGADMVAPSGEGAARCMRIALDGVGEKIDYINPHATSTPVGDIPEVNAIREVFGADMPPISATKSLSGHAQGAAGVHEAIYSLIMMDQGFICESANIEEIDPVLADANIVRKRVDNAELNCVLSNSFGFGGTNGSLVFKRYNG, encoded by the coding sequence ATGAGGCGAGTTGTCGTAACGGGCATGGGCATCGTGTCGTCGATCGGAAACAATACTCAGGAAGTGGCCGCGTCCCTGCGCGAAGCCAAGTCCGGGATTGTTGCCGAGCAGACCTACACGGATATGGGTTTCCGCAGCCAGGTGGCCGGCACCCTCAAGATTGACCTTGAGGAAGTGCTCGACCGCAAGACGCGCCGCTTCATGGGCGATGGTGCGGCCTACGCTTACCTCGCCATGCAGCAGGCCATCCGCGATGCGGGCCTGGAAGAAAACGAGATTTCCAACGAGCGCACCGGCGCCATCCTCGGCTCCGGCGGGCCGTCCACGAAAGCCATTGTGGCAGCCGCTGACATCACCCGCGAGAAAGGCCCGCGCAAGATTGGTCCAACGAGTGTGCCCAAGGCCATGTCGTCGACCATCTCCGCCAACCTCTCGACCCTGTTCAAGATCAAGGGCCCGAGCTACTCGATCGCGTCGGCCTGCACCACCTCCACGCACTGCATCGGCAATGCAACGGAACAGATTCAATGGGGCAAGCAGGACCGCATGTTTGCCGGCGGCGGCGAAGAGCTCGCCTGGTCGCTGTCATCACTGTTTGATGCGATGGGGGCCATGTCCTCCAAATACAACGACACACCCGACAAGGCGTCACGCGCCTATGACGCCAACCGCGATGGCTTTGTCATTACCGGTGGCGGCGGCGTTGTGGTGCTTGAAGAGCTTGAAGTGGCCAAGGCACGCGGCGCGAAGATTTACGCGGAAGTTGCAGGCTATGGCGCAACCTCCGACGGCGCCGACATGGTGGCCCCCTCTGGTGAAGGCGCTGCACGCTGCATGCGCATTGCCCTCGACGGTGTGGGCGAGAAGATTGATTACATCAACCCGCATGCCACTTCGACGCCGGTCGGTGACATTCCCGAAGTGAACGCCATTCGCGAAGTCTTCGGCGCGGACATGCCACCGATTTCAGCCACCAAGTCGCTGTCGGGCCATGCCCAGGGCGCGGCCGGTGTGCATGAAGCCATCTATTCACTGATCATGATGGACCAGGGGTTCATCTGTGAAAGTGCAAATATTGAGGAAATCGACCCGGTCCTGGCGGACGCCAACATCGTCAGGAAACGGGTTGATAATGCGGAGCTTAACTGTGTCCTCTCAAACAGCTTTGGTTTTGGCGGCACAAATGGTTCGCTCGTGTTCAAGCGCTACAATGGCTAA